The sequence GGGCGGCAATCTCTACTTCCTCGATCCGACGGGCGCACGGGTGATTGTGGCCACCGATGGCGGAACCATGGGAGAATCTTCCTACAAGATGCAGTATGTGCTCGAGGGCGATCAGATTGGCACGCTCAAGGATCTGTTCGTCGATGCGGACGAAGCGCACCTCTACGTGCTGGATGAGAAGCGGCTGCACGTTGTGGATCTGGCGAAATAGCTTTATGGAAGTGATGGTGCAGTCGAAGAGGAATTAGGAATAAAGAATTAAGAATCAGGCACGAAAAATCAAAAGAAATCGGCATGGGGATTTAGATCCGTTATTTATCAATCATTATTCTTTATTCATAATTCTTACTTCTTCCAAAAAATCAGAAATACTTCCACTATCATCCATACATGAGAGTCCTCATCTTCGGAACCTTCGACCAACTGCACCCGGGACACCGGTTCGTCCTGGAGCAGGCGCGTATGCGCGGGGATCTGACCGTGGTCGTTTCGCGCGATGCCACAGTGGAGCGGTGCAAGGGCAGACTCCCGATTCAGACGGAGGAGGAGCGGCGTCTGGCGGTTGAACAGATGATGCCCGGCGTACGTGTCGTTCTGGGGGACCGGCAAGATTACCTCAGGCCCGTCAGAGAACTGCTGCCCGCTCTCATCCTGCTCGGGTACGACCAGGAGCTTCCACAGGGTGTTCAGGCAGAATCCCTGCCCTGCCCGCTGGAACGCCTGCCGGCGTTTCACCCCGAGCTCTACAAGAGCAGCCTGCAGCGGGGCCACCGATAGCCGCTCCAGCTGCGCATGTCTGCAGGATGGTAAGAGTGGCACATTTCTGCTATAATGATGAGATTTCTCATCTCTCATGGAAACAAACAACACACGCCGCCCCTCCCTTTGGAAACAGCTCCTCGGTGCCGTAGGTGGCGCCGCGATTGCCCTGCTGCTCTATCAGGCATACAAGGTCAGCGCCCCGATCGTTACGGCATGGCTCGTTGTGCCCCAGTCACAGATCGATGCGGAGCATCCGGGGGCAACGCGCGTGAATGCCGAAGTGAGTGACTACGAATTCGATCGACTCACCGCGAAGGCCAGGGAAATCTACGAGCGCTTCGCAGCGGAACAGGGGCCGCAGGCCAACGTGCTCCCGGGAGGGATTGAGGTGACACAGCCCACTCCCATCAGCTCCAGCTCGATCGCACGGGTGGATCTGGAAGATCTGGTTGCCAGCTCCTCCTCGGCAGCGTTCTCTGCCATGGCCGTGGAGACCGCGTCTTCTTCGGTGATGGCTCAGGCAGAGCAGGTTGTCCTTGCGACAGAGAGCGCCTCTTCGGCCCGTGTACGTGCCGACACGCAGCTTCAGGCGAAGCTGGCTGGCGAAAGCCTCCCCAGTTCCGGCATCGGAACGACGCTGGCTGCCGCGCTCGCGCTCGGTGCCGCGGCAACGTTCCACAGAAAGCAGAAGGCGCGGTGAGCTATCCGTCGCACTGCGAATCCACTACAGTGAGGAACGATGTATGTTCCTGATTTGTCTTTAGCCATTCTTTTTGGGATTCTTGGTCTTGTGTTCGGGAGTTTCGGCACCGTGCTGATCGCGCGTCTCCCGGCGGGGCAGCACATAGGCGGCCGGTCCCGCTGCCCCAGATGCAAGCACATGCTCGGGGTGGCTGAGCTCATCCCGCTCGTGAGCTATTGCTTTCTCTCCGGGCGCTGTCGTCACTGTCGAAGATCCATTGGCGTGCTCTACCCGCTCATCGAGCTTGGGTCCGCACTTCTCTTCCTCCTTGCGCTGCTCCTCGTCAAAGAGGCGCTTTCTTCCCTCCTCCTCGCGCTTGCGCTCTGGTTGCTCCTGCTTATTGCCGTGATGGACGCGCGAACGCAGAGCATCCATGACCTCCTCAATTTCTCTCTCATTGCGTTCGCCGTTGCCTATGCAGTGAGTGTGGGGAGCGTGCAGATTGCCGCCCCCCTTCTTCTCGGCGCGTTCTTTGGCGGGCAGTGGGTGCTCAGCCGGGGGCGGTGGGTGGGGAGCGGAGACATCCTCCTCGGTATCGGCGTCGGGTTTCTTCTGGGGGACTGGATGCGAGCCCTGCTCTGCCTCGGTCTGGCATACATCCTGGGGGCAATGGTGGCCTCGTACCTGCTTCTTCTCCATAAAGCCTCCCGCAAGAGCCACATTCCCTTCGGGCCGTTTCTGGCTGGAGCGGCCCTGCTCACGATCATGTTTGGAGATCGGATACTCGGCCTGCTTGTCCCAGGGTTCTTTCTCTAGGCTTTCGTTCCCCGGGTATTAAAAAGTGGGCTCTCGCCCGACAAGAGTTGGGCAAGAGCCCATAGATGTACCATCGTTCACACTATTCGCCCGGAAAACCGGAGCGCCGCCGATGAGAAAGACTCAACGAGGAGTTTTATGATGGCTTCTGTATCGTACAGAAAGTCTCAGGAATGTCAAGTTAAGCGATTTCTGCCCATCCTGCGCAGGGAACGGGCTGGCTGATTCCCCCTCCCTCGCGCATACTCTGCGCGATGAAGGTCATCGCCGAGAACCGCCGGGCGCGCTTTGATTACGAGATCCTCGAGACGGTCGAAGCCGGCATCATGCTCACGGGTCCTGAGGTGAAATCCTGCCGCGCAGGGCATGTGAATCTGGCGGGGGCCTATGTTTCGTTTCGGGATGGGAAAGCGATTTTGAAGAATGTCTCCATTTCTGCCTATGCTTTTGCGGCCAATATTCCGCACGAAGAAAAGCGCGATCGCACGATGCTTCTAAAGTCCTCGGAACTGAAGAAACTCACGACACGGGCGGAAGAAAAAGGCCTCTCAGTTGTCCCTCTCGCCATGCATGTGGGGCGCTTCGTGAAGGTGCTGCTGGGCATCGGGCGCGGGCGCAAGAAAACCGACAAGCGCCAGCGCATCAAAGAGCGCGAAGTCGCCCGCAAGCTCAAGCAGACGGGGGATTATTGAGAAGAGAGAAAACACATTCTCTCCGCCTGCCGCATCCTGCATACTGCACCCTGTCCATGTCGCTCCTCCCTCCGCAAATCACCAAAGCCATCGAGGAATTCTCGAAGCTCCCGGGCATCGGGCCCAAGTCCGCCGAGCGTCTGACGTTTCACCTGCTGCGCAGCTCCAAAGCCTCGCCCGAGAATCTGGGCAAGGCACTGTCGGACCTCAAGATGGAGCTCAAGTACTGCCGGAACTGCCAGATGGTCACCCTGCAGGAGGAATGTTCCATCTGTGCCGACACCTCCCGCGATCATGCGACGGTGCTCGTCGTCGAAAACCCACTCGATGTCATCGCGTTCGAACGCTCCGGTTTTAAAGGCGTCTACCATGTGCTGCATGGGGTACTCTCGCCGATCGATGGCATGGGGCCGGAACAGCTGCGCCTCAAAGAGCTCACGGACCGGTGTGCGGATGGCGCAGTGGGAGAGGTGATTGTGGCGACAAATCCGGACATTGAAGGGGAGGCCACTGCCAGCTTCATCCGTGAGCGTCTGAAGGAGAAAGTGCAGAAGATCACCCGCCTCGCGCACGGGCTTCCTATGGGCGCAGATATTGAGTTTGCCGATCAGGTGACGCTGAAAGAGGCGGTGGAGGGGAGACGGAACCTGTGAGGTCCCCTTTAAACAGAGGAGGTCCTCGGAGACCCCCTCTGCGCGTCGTGGATTGCGCACAATGACTCAGGACGAGGTACTCGAAGAACTGGAAGAACTCAGAGACGAACTCGCACTGGACCCGGCACCCACTGCGGCGCTGATTGTTGCCGAGATGTCAGTGCGGAGCGCGAGGAGCGCGCTATGGATCTTCGCAAGAATATTGCTGTAGAGCTGGGCGCGCGCCTCCAACGAAAGTGCTGCAATGCCACTGCCAGCATTACGGAGTTGCACCTTGAGCCAGGCACTGAATGTATTCAATTCCAAACGCAAGCCACTGACCAGTTTCCCGTAGGAGGCGCGCGCCTCTATGACGGCTCCGGTTTGAGCTTTGACCTTCGCTTCTACTTTTGCCTTCACTTCCACATGCCGCTCTGTGCGGAGAAGGATGCGCTCGGCACGCGTTTTGGCACGCGCAAGTACAACGCTGGCCGCCACAGAATCCCTGTCGTCATCATTGTCATTATTGGAATCCTGGGAAGCGTAGGCGGGAGCTATCTGCCCCACCAGAAGTCCCATCATCATTGCCAGTGCGATGAAAGGGCGTGAAAAGGTACTCATAAAGAAAGGGGGAAAGAAATAGGGACATCACAGAAGACGATGCAGGCAGCCGATTCTTACCGCCCGTCTTCTTTGGGCTCTTTCTCCTTTCTCTCTTCCCTCTCATGGTTCTCCTCTTCTCGAGAGGAAGAGGAGCGTATAGGGCTGGTGAAAAACATCTCGGATGACGATGCGGCGGAAGAGCGGGGCGGTGTTTCCTGTAGCAGGCGGAGGAGAGATCGTGCGGCATTCTCGCGCCGTTCTTTTCTTTCTCCCCCCGAGAGGATTTCGGATGTCTCTTCACTGGAGGAAGAAGCATGGCTGAATGCAGAAGAGGACGCGGCTGATGCCTCTTGCCGCTCCTCTTCATTTCGGGGAGGGGCGACTACCCTCCTCTCCTCTTTTTCTTCAAGTTTCTTTTCCATCCTCTCGCGATTCTGCTTTTCCTCTGCGCTGGAAGAGGAAGATGCGTCATCACGGTCGTTTTCATCGAGCTCATCGGCGGCGTCCTCCATGAGCGTTTTTAGTGTCTGGGGGATTCCAATGGCCGCCTGAACCTGCAGGAGCGATTTCTGATGTTGGGTGAGTTCCAGCAGGAGATCCCTGCGGATTGCCTTCCTCTCTTCAGCAGGAAGGCTGTGCAGATATTTCTGAAGGCTGACAGCGTTCTCTTCCATTTGAGAGCGGAGGGTCGCTCCCCGATCATCGGAATCCGATTCCTGGTCCAGGGTATTGGCCTCATCAAGCCTTCGTTCGATGGTCCGGATCGTCCACTGCGCACGTCTGGCGGAAGTGATGGAAAGGCCGGAAATGACGGGTTCCGTAATATGCACCTTGATGGGATAGAGCAGGTCACCCGGCATCGAACCCTCTGCGGCGTACGCCATGCCTCCTCCGGCAAGCAAGACGATGCATGCAGAGACGAGCGTGGCGGCCAAAGGCCTGGAGAAGACAGAGAAGAGAGAGAGCCTCCGTTCCTCGAGGGGATTACTTCGCATGAAGCTGAGGAGTTTCGCGCGGCCGATGGCCTTCTCATAATCGGTTAATCGGAGGGAGCCAGATGATGCCCGCAGCACATCAGAGGGCGCGAAACTCATCGTATGTGCCGTGAGCGCGGCGCGCACCTGCGCGTGTTCCACGGGCGAGAGCGTGCAGGAGCGGGCGGCGGCCAGGAATGCGGTGACGCGCTTATCCATGAGGGCTTAAGAGGGACTGGAGCTTTTCGATGCCACGGTTCACGCGAACAGAAATCACATTGGGGGAGACATCAAGGAGCGCGGCGATCTCGCGCGGGGGGAGCCCATCAATAAAACGCAGAATGACGGCTGTCCGGTACGGCTCCTCGATGTTCTGAAATGCTTCAAGCACGAAACGCTCTTCGAATACCGCAGCGGGACCTTTTTCGCGGCTGGGAGGGTTGAACCCCGTTTCCATCATCTCCTCCAGAGAGGAGGTGGGCCGGCGCTTTCTGCGACGGACCATATCAATGATGAGATTGTTGGCGACACGGTAGAGGTAGGCGCGCATATTCCGGACGGTGATGCCGCCGACAATGGCCTCCCATGCGCGGATGAACGTATCCTGCATGAGGTCTTTGCCCTCTTCGCGGTCGCCGAGTCGCAGCGCGCAGTGGCGGAAAATCGCATCCGCGTAGCTGTCGTAGGCCTCCAGAAACTCCTGTTGGGTCATCGAGAGGGTGGGTGACAAAGGGAAGACGCTCGCGAATGCCTATTCTTACACAGATCGACCCGAAAATAGCGATCAATGCTTGAACCCCCGCACCCCCGTAAACACCATCGGAATCTTGAGCGCATTTGCCTTTGCGATCACCTCTTCATCCCGCACGGAGCCCCCCGGCTGGACAATGGCGGCAATGCCGAACTTGGCAGCCTCCTCTACACTATCCGGGAAGGGAAAGAACGCGTCTGAGGCCATGACGGCGTCTTTGGCTTTCTCTCCGGCTCGTCGCGCGGCAATGATCGTCGAATCCACCCGGCTCGTCTGGCCGGCACCGATGCCCACCGTGCAGGCGTCTTTCACAAAGACGATGGCGTTCGATTTGGCGTGCTTCACGACCTTCCAGGCGAAGAGTAGATCGCGGGTCTGCTCCTTTGTCGGCTTGGTTTCCGTCACACACGTGAGATCCTTTTCCGTCACCACGCGCGTATCGAGATTCTGCACGAGCATGCCGCCGAGCGCGGTGCGGAACGAAACGATCTCGGCATTGGGCTTCATGCAGTGATTTTCAATGACGCGGATTTTTGGCTTCTGCCTGAGAAGTTCCAAGGCTCCCGGTTCGTAACTTGGCGCGATGATGATCTCGACGAAGATTTTCTGTTCCAAAATCTTTTCGATGACTGCTTTCGTGCATAGCCGGTTCAGAGCGATGATCACGCCGAAGGCAGAGAGCCTGTCGGCGTCATAGGCGCGCTGAAACGCCTCGGCAATGTCTGCGTGCGAGGCGACCCCAGACGGATTGGCGTGCTTGATACATGCGGCGGTCGGCTCCTGAAACTCGCAGACCAGATTCCACGCACCATCGGCATCCAGAATGTTCAAGTAACTCATCTGCTTCTCCTCCTGCTGCAGCACGACCCAATCCGGAGGATTCCCCGGCACTTCGTAGAAGGCTCCCCACTGGTGCGGGTTCTCGCCGTAGCGAAGAGGCGTGCGGTTCGTGAGGAGCACGCCCGTGTGCAGACGATCCGAGAGCGTACGGGTAATGGCGGTATCGTAGGCGGCCGTGTGCAGGAACACCTTTTCGGCAAGCATCTTCCGCGTTTCCGGTTTCGTCTCTCCGGCACTCTTCAGTTCCGCCAGAACAGAAGCGTAATCCTGCGGATCGCACACGACAGTCACGCTCTCCGCATTCTTGGCGGCAGCCCGAAGGAGACTGGGCCCGCCGATATCAATCTGCTCGATTATCTCTTCACGTGTCGCGCCGAGCTTTGCCGCCGTCGTTTCAAACGGGTAGAGGTTCACGCACACGAGGTCGATCGGTTCGATGTGTAATTTCTTCGCCTCGGCCACGTGCTCTTTGTCGTCGCGCTTGAAGAGAATACCGCCGAAAATGAGGGGATGGAGTGTCTTGAGTCTTCCGCCGAAGCACTCGGAAAAGCCCGTCACTTTCTCGACGGGTGTCACAGGGATTTTGGCTTTCTCCAGGGCGACCTTCGTTCCTCCGGTCGAGATGATTTTGAATCCGAGTTCAGTCAGTCCCCGGGCGAATTCCTCGATGCCGTGTTTGTCACTGACCGAGAGGAGGGCGTAGCGAAGCATGAAAAGAAACGAGCGGAAGGAGTCTAGCGTGAAGAAGGAGAAAATCAATAATTTGAGCTCCTACATGCGTTGACCGAAGCATTTGACAAAGATAGATTATATTTAGATCTGATGAAAACCAGATCTGTTCATTCAAAGTGTCGGCGAGCAAGTTCCGAGGCAGTTCCTCTTCCACATTTTCAGAAAGAGAACCAACGATGGACGACTTCGGTCACGTTTGGGCGAGCATCACACTTGCCCTTGTCATGCTGGCAAGTGTTGCCAGTGTGTGGCTGTACTAACTTGCTGACCCACTTTCCCTCCCGAGTTCTGGATAAGAATTCGGGAGGTTGTCATATTCAAATGAGATTTGGAAAAATATGCGGGGTTTCCAAAATCCGTAGCGGAAGATCGCGAGCTTCCGCTACGGAGATGAACAGAAAAAACAGAATCAGATGAACAGCGCCGCGAGTGCGAGTGTCAGGGTCGAGAAGAGCTTGATCAGCACGTGCAGGCTGGGGCCGGCGGTGTCTTTGAAAGGATCGCCGACCGTATCGCCCGTAACGGCAGCCTGGTGCGCGGGGCTCTTCTTGCCGCCGTAGGCACCCGACTCGATGAACTTCTTCGCGTTATCCCATGCGCCGCCGGAGTTGTTGAGGTAGGCAGCAAGGATGACACCCGTGATGGTGCCGACCATCAGGAAACCGGCAACCGCTTCGGCGCGGAAGATGATGCCCACTGCAATCGGGGCAACGATCGCGACGAGGCCGGGGAGCACCATCTCTTTGAGGGCGCCGCGAGTGGCGATATCCACTGCCGCAGCGTAATCCGGCTCCTCCGTTCCCTGCATGATGCCCGCATGCTCCCGGAATTGCTTGCGTACCTCTTCCACGATCACGCCTGCAGCGCGCCCCACAGCTCGGATGGTGAGGGAGGTGAAGAAGAAGACGATGACTGCACCGAGGAATGCCCCGATGAAGACGGGAACTTTGGCAAGGTCGACCACTGAGATGCGCGCCTCTTCCAGGAATGCCGAGAAGAGCAGGAAGGCGGCGAGTGCTGCGGAGCCGACGGCGTAGCCCTTCGTGAGGGCCTTGGTCGTGTTGCCGCACGCATCGAGCTCATCCGTGACGAGACGCAGCTCATCCGGGGCTTTGCTCATCTCCACAATGCCTCCGGCGTTGTCTGTAATGGGTCCGAACATATCCATCGCGAGCACGTAGCCCACCATCGTGAGCATGCCCATGGTGGCGACGGCCGTGCCGTACAGGCCGCCCGAGGGGAGGCCCGTCTGCTCACCGAACCAGTAGGAGGCCAGAAGGGCGGCGCACACCGTCAGCACCGAGAGCCCCGTGGACTCCATGCCGATGGCCGTACCCGAGATGATGTTCGTCGCATGCCCGGTCGTGGAGGCCTTGGCAATCGCCTGTACCGGACGGTGATCCTTGCTCGTGTAGTAGTCCGTGATGTAAACGAAGGCCACACTCGTCAGGATGCCCACGACCCCGCAGAGAAAGAACCACGGAGCGGCGTTGGCGAGCTGGAAGAAGGCAACAAAAGAGCCCACGACGCTCCCGGAGGAGGCCGTAGAAAGCATGAGTGCGGAACAGCCGAAGAGTGCGATCGTCGTGAGGCCGGTCGTCACCCAGTAGCCGCGTACCATCGCCCCCATGGGGGTATCACCCTCTTTGGCGCGCACCGAGTACACGCCGAAGATCGTTGCGATGAGACCGAAGGCACGGAGGATCAGAGGGAAGAGAATGCCCTTGAGCCCGAAGACCGGGTAGAGGGCGACTCCCAACACCATCGCGCCGATATTCTCGGCCGAGATGGATTCGAACAAGTCCGCCCCGCGGCCCGCGCAGTCGCCGACGTTGTCGCCGACGAGGTCCGCGATCACGGCGGGGTTACGGGGATCATCCTCCGGAATGCCGGCCTCAATCTTGCCCACGAGGTCCGCACCCACATCCGCCGCCTTGGTGTAGATTCCGCCGCCGAGTTGTGCGAAGAGCGCCACGAAGCTCGCTCCGAATCCGTAGCCGACGATGAGGGCGGGAATCTGCTCTGCAGGAACTCCCATACCGACGCGGTAGAACAAGTAGAGTCCGCTGATGCCGAGGAGTGAGAGTGCGGTGATGACGAGTGCCGAGACCGTACCGCTCCGCAAGGCCATCTTGAGTGCGCTGTCGAGACCGGTGCGCGCGCTGGCGGCCACTTTCAGGTTCGCGCGTGTGGCGACGACCATGCTCACCACGCCGGCTATTCCTGAGAGCAAACAACCGAGGAGGAACGAGATTCCTATCTCAAATCCGTGTGCCCAGCTGTTCTCTCCTCCCACGAGGCCGTACACAATGATCATGAGCAGGCCGACCGTAATCGAGAGGAGCGTGATAGTGCGGTACTGGCGCCGGATGAAGGCGCGTGCCCCCACCGAGATCGCGCGTGCGACCTTTTCCATGGCGGGAGTGCCGGTGGGCGCAGCTTTCACGGCATTCCAGAACACAAGGCTGTAGGCAAGACCGCCGACGGCGATGACGGGGGCCAGAAGCTCGAGGAACAAGGAGTTCATACAGAGAGGGGAGAAAAGTGTACGAAAGCATCCCGCGCGGGGAACGAAGGCCTCGCCATCGCTCCGGGGACGTCGCCAGAGAGCCTAGGGGTGGGGCTCCTATTCCGTCAACCGGGAGGCCCGGGAACCTGCCGTTCAGGAACTTTGCAGAAAGTGCCTTTCTGTGCTATCATACATAGTCAGATACACAATTATGCCCACACCCAAAAAACATGTTCCTGCGGGAGAACCGGGCCCGGAAAAGGCCGCTCCACCGGCAGCGGATACGGCCGCTCCCCCGGTGCAGAATTCGAACGGAAAACGCATCCTCATTGTGGAGGACGAGCGTCCGCTTGCGCATGCTCTGGAACTCAAATTCCACCATGAGGGCTTCGATACGCACATCTGTCTGGATGGCGAAGAGGCGCTCAAAGAGGCAACCGAAGGAACGTACAACGTCATTCTGCTCGATCTCATCATGCCGCGCATGGATGGCTTCACCTTTCTGCAGGAGATGAAGAGTCGCGGCGTGAAAACACCTACGGTCATTCTCAGCAACCTCGGACAAGACGAAGACCGTGCGCGCGCCCAGGAGCTGGGAGCGGTGGGGTACTACGTGAAATCCAATACGCCGATCATGGAGATCATCAAACAAGTGCAATCCCTTCTCTGACGATGCCTCTTTCTGACACCGATCTCGGCCCCATCCTCGTCCAACAGAATTATCTTTCTGAGGAGGATCTGAAGCGCGTGACGGCGCTGGCCAAGGAGCGGAATCTCCCGCTTCTTTCGATTCTGTTCGAACAGGGGCTTCTCACACAGGATCTGTACGAGGGAGCCATAGCGGAACACTACAAACTTCCCTTCTTCGATCTACAGGCGCACCTGCCCTCGCCGGAAGTCATTGCGAAACTCCCCGAGGAAATTGCACAGGCCTACCACACCGTGGTGGCGGAATTCGCCACCGACCGCGCGACGATCGCGACATCGGAACCGGGACGGGAGAATCTGGAGGAGGTCATGCGGCTCAATCTGGGGCAGAAAGAACCGGTGGTGCCGCCCCAGGAAACCAAAGACAAATCAGGGGAGGGTGCAGAAGCACCTCAGCAGAAAAAGGTCGTGCAGCGCCTGCTCTCCATTGGAAAGAAAGAAGAGAAAGAGACCGCCCCACAACGGTTTGCCGGCACGATCACCTTTGTCTACACCCCCCAGTCGGGCATCGACGCCGCATGCCAGCACTACCGCAAACCTCTCTCCACGCGTTTTCAGTCGATCATCCAGAACGAGAAAAAAGTCGCACCCGAAATTCTGGAAGAGATCATCAATGATGCCATTGAACTCAGAGCCTCGGACGTACACTTCGAGCCGCAGGAGAAAATCGTTGTCGTCCGTTTCCGCATCGATGGCGTGATGCACGAAGCGGGACGCATTCCCAAAGAGCATTACGAGGGCGTGGTGAACCGCATCAAGATTCAGGCGAATATGCGCATCGACGAGCATTACGCGGCGCAAGACGGTGCCATTCGGTACTCCACTCCGCGCAATGCGTTGGATATCCGCGTCTCGATCGTTCCGCTCGTGGAGGGCGAAAAGGTGGTGATGCGTCTTCTCTCCTCCTACGTCCGATCCATCACCCTTCTCGATCTGGGTTTCTCGGTCAAAAATCAGGAGATTATCACCGATGCGGCCCACAAGCCGTTCGGCATGTTGCTCACGACAGGGCCGACAGGATCGGGAAAGTCCACGACCCTCACGGCGCTCCTGAAGATGCGCAACACACCTGATGTGAATATCTCCACCATCGAAGATCCGGTGGAGTACAAGATCCCCGGCGTGAACCACATTCAGGTGAATCCGAAAACCAATCTCACCTTTGCCTCCGGTCTGCGCGCACTCGTGCGCCAGGACCCGGATATCGTCCTCGTCGGAGAAATCCGTGACGGCGAAACGGCAGATATCTCGGTCAATGCCGCACTCACCGGTCACCTGGTGCTCTCCACCCTGCACAGTAACGATGCGGCTACGGCCATTCCGCGTCTGCTCGACATGGGCGTGGAGCCCTTCCTGCTCGCGTCCACGTTGGAGCTGGTGATTGGCCAGCGCCTCGTGCGTCGCGTGTGTCCGCGCTGCCGTCTGAGTGTGAGCGTGCCCATCGAAAAGGCACACACGCTTTTCCCCGGAGCGGACAAGATGATTCCTGGGGGAAAGCCGCTCACTCTCTACCGTGGCAAGGGATGCGAAGCCTGCAGCTCTACGGGGTATCGCGGGCGTATCGGTATCTATGAGCTTCTGGTCATCACACCGAAGATCGAAGAACTCATTCTGCGCCGTGCCTCCAGCTCCGAGCTCAATGAAACCGCAGTGAAGGAGGGCATGCGTCTCATGTTCGAAGACGGTCTCGAGAAAGTGCTGGCCGGCGTGACGACGATTGAAGAACTGCTCCGCGTGGCGGCTCCGCCTGCCATTGTTCTCAACCCGTCGCATGGCCGAGACGAATAACACGCCTGCGGCCCAGCCCGTCACGCCCCCTCCAGCCACTGCGCCGGAGGCTGCTTTGCCTGAGATCACCCCAAAACAGCAGCCGTCGCGCTATGCCGCGCAGCGACAGGAGTTCCGCAAGTTTCTCTCCTCGCTGCAGCACCTGGGCATGGGCAAGCAGCGGATGGTGTTCATTCAGAGTATGTCGCTGATGCTCACGGCCGGCCTTTCGCTGGTGGATGCCTTGAAAACACAACTTCTTGAAACCAGATCCAAGGCAGTGCGCACGCTCATTCAAAATATCATCACCGCAGTCGAATCGGGCTCGCCCCTGTGGAAGGCGATGGATGACCAGTCGTTGTTCTCCCCCTACGAAATCGCGCTCGTCCACATCGGCGAGGAGGGAGGCAACTTGGCGCGCAATATG is a genomic window of Candidatus Peribacter riflensis containing:
- a CDS encoding type IV pilus assembly protein PilB → MPLSDTDLGPILVQQNYLSEEDLKRVTALAKERNLPLLSILFEQGLLTQDLYEGAIAEHYKLPFFDLQAHLPSPEVIAKLPEEIAQAYHTVVAEFATDRATIATSEPGRENLEEVMRLNLGQKEPVVPPQETKDKSGEGAEAPQQKKVVQRLLSIGKKEEKETAPQRFAGTITFVYTPQSGIDAACQHYRKPLSTRFQSIIQNEKKVAPEILEEIINDAIELRASDVHFEPQEKIVVVRFRIDGVMHEAGRIPKEHYEGVVNRIKIQANMRIDEHYAAQDGAIRYSTPRNALDIRVSIVPLVEGEKVVMRLLSSYVRSITLLDLGFSVKNQEIITDAAHKPFGMLLTTGPTGSGKSTTLTALLKMRNTPDVNISTIEDPVEYKIPGVNHIQVNPKTNLTFASGLRALVRQDPDIVLVGEIRDGETADISVNAALTGHLVLSTLHSNDAATAIPRLLDMGVEPFLLASTLELVIGQRLVRRVCPRCRLSVSVPIEKAHTLFPGADKMIPGGKPLTLYRGKGCEACSSTGYRGRIGIYELLVITPKIEELILRRASSSELNETAVKEGMRLMFEDGLEKVLAGVTTIEELLRVAAPPAIVLNPSHGRDE